One part of the Paenibacillus silvisoli genome encodes these proteins:
- a CDS encoding LysR family transcriptional regulator: MTLQQLRYVIEVANRSSINEAAKRLFISQPSLSNAIKELEDEIQITIFERTNKGILLSKAGAEFLGYARQVVEQADLLESRYKNAKPAPQHFSVSTQHYAFAVNAFVKLVNEHGHDEYELALRETKTHEIIEDVRTQRSEIGILYVNEFNKNVINRLLKNANLMFTSLFTAKAHVFISVYNPLAKQKVITLDQLQDYPYLHFEQGEYNSFHFAEEILSTLSHKKSIRVNDRATLFNLLIGLNGYTISTGVLSADLNGNEIIPVPLESEETIHVGWICHRNAALSKLAMEYVEALRAAVEA; the protein is encoded by the coding sequence ATGACGCTGCAGCAATTGCGGTATGTGATCGAGGTGGCCAACCGAAGCTCCATTAACGAGGCGGCCAAGCGATTGTTCATCTCGCAGCCGAGTCTCTCGAACGCGATCAAGGAGCTGGAGGATGAAATCCAGATTACGATCTTCGAGCGGACGAACAAGGGCATTCTGCTCTCGAAGGCCGGCGCGGAGTTTCTAGGCTATGCGCGGCAGGTGGTGGAGCAGGCGGATTTGTTGGAAAGCCGGTACAAGAACGCCAAGCCGGCGCCGCAGCATTTTTCCGTCTCGACGCAGCACTACGCGTTTGCCGTCAATGCGTTCGTGAAGTTGGTCAACGAGCATGGACATGACGAATACGAGCTTGCGCTTCGCGAGACGAAGACGCATGAGATTATTGAGGACGTGCGGACGCAGCGCAGCGAGATCGGGATCTTGTACGTCAACGAGTTTAACAAGAACGTCATCAACCGGCTGCTGAAGAACGCGAATCTGATGTTCACGAGCCTCTTCACGGCCAAGGCGCATGTGTTCATCAGCGTCTATAATCCGCTCGCCAAGCAGAAGGTGATTACGCTCGACCAGCTGCAGGATTACCCGTATTTGCATTTCGAGCAAGGCGAATACAATTCGTTTCATTTTGCCGAGGAGATTTTAAGCACGCTGTCCCATAAAAAAAGCATCCGGGTCAACGACCGCGCGACGCTGTTCAATCTGCTGATCGGTTTGAACGGGTATACGATTTCGACCGGTGTCTTGAGCGCGGACTTGAACGGCAACGAGATCATTCCCGTCCCGCTGGAAAGCGAGGAGACGATTCATGTCGGGTGGATTTGCCACCGGAATGCGGCATTGTCGAAGCTGGCGATGGAATATGTGGAGGCGCTTCGGGCTGCGGTTGAGGCGTAG